One Eurosta solidaginis isolate ZX-2024a chromosome 5, ASM4086904v1, whole genome shotgun sequence DNA segment encodes these proteins:
- the LOC137252350 gene encoding uncharacterized protein has product MFGYNGKWGTWFTLVLVQLAIMLGFACRVSEFPCKGNNNICIPLNKYCDGRADCEDNSDEPKHCSVCNRTYYGDVGRTYTLKVPTPQWNRLPFLCHLTFTASGREQGDIVQIIFDSFTVGRFDEGMVDSDIEGYESNVNPAGELPGCPEGFMQLSELGRPFTGGSWCGKATGPQLYFSETSTVTASVKVFHPPKNIHDEKPFEFKIRYKFISQTDAVVRYGLPDKPLELGRVTPGTYCTRQFDECYRNKCHLQSPNYPGMYPRNVTCYWTIRQKEVPTSKHAMIAVNQENQHKALVKRSIASFNKTSRSIRAWSDCTGERDHLIFYDGSSTNDPVLAKYCGGDWLPRVVSRGPEMLVAFHSSPFSAPLQQGVPNRGFELDVDIIFTDSDSYDFAQGTKNSCEFHINATNPDDVLFSRRGRMGRIVSPRHTLPPNTTCTYHFHGYPGDLIWLSFTSYNLQILQQTLHDNNTLGRADLPPWITRLRMWDSYGTYTTSKTTTTTGQPPSPPPVASSASGSKPTTLNQSTYGNYYYSPLNPKLSKNLRVNIDNAWNPVDTYIYGATQSSIFNNENKYSEYQQGGGAGAAGKQSGVSSIKESLNYISGKSNKDPSSAEKTSVTLMSSKGKCRLMLEIYDYETPKLCDHTAISNNALGFNRLRPCSPLESYVSSGRDLKLEFHTHTGTALFPAQFSLNYEFVDTEQGGEPWPGRRGEDPVPLLCSRVFRKRKGNIQVPRNVFLYGRGGAKNLTCLYRFEAGTSERVRLVLHNVTFGEGGTCTTDSDLHTGRPRCNQLDPEGRMTELRIFDVPFRDVKIQLGCFCDNSSTLYSNAPLTFISNSRVMELSFTVTRLNISEDFADVSFFASYEFKRVSECRKRLKLKGAGGEDEIKYPMKSQDSSCEGLSWCIEAQTLEHSLFVQTWGSYLPIDPTSEDAMRCHTKNRLIIYAGRPLKMMRVICPAQSGPRPTSLHIFSEDWTNGQPLFTNKPVSLVLEPILKEPGDIAFTWLEIYRTRNSLIQQLDLQGNTSVMTGGTAGSNDTLTDIAFYPKESDCEYKCPELDACIAGSLWCDGHNNCPSGFDESEQECGSARKLLELPGGVFAALGCIAAAITACLIFCIFGLLRKRKKTVGQKITTINGTLKKDFNKESLFIDPAS; this is encoded by the exons ATGTTTGGTTATAATGGAAAATGGGGTACCTGGTTCACACTGGTTCTCGTACAATTAGCGATCATGCTAGGTTTTGCTTGTCGCGTATCGGAGTTTCCCTGCAAAGGCAATAACAACATTTGTATACCGTTAAACAAGTATTGCGATGGGCGAGCAGACTGTGAGGATAACAGTGATGAGCCAAAACATTGCTCTG TTTGCAACCGAACTTATTATGGTGACGTTGGCCGCACCTATACATTAAAAGTGCCAACACCACAATGGAATCGACTGCCTTTTTTGTGTCACTTAACTTTCACAGCTTCTGGGCGTGAACAAGGCGATATTGTGCAA ATTATTTTCGATAGCTTTACGGTTGGTCGCTTTGATGAAGGTATGGTTGATTCTGATATTGAAGGTTATGAAAGTAATGTTAATCCTGCTGGTGAGTTGCCAGGTTGCCCCGAAGGCTTTATGCAG cTAAGCGAGCTGGGCCGCCCCTTCACAGGAGGATCTTGGTGCGGGAAGGCAACTGGACCACAATTGTATTTTAGTGAAACATCAACTGTAACTGCTTCAGTTAAG gtCTTTCATCCGCCCAAGAATATCCATGATGAAAAACCATTTGAATTCAAAATACGCTAtaaatttatcagtcaaaccgaTGCTGTAGTAAG ATATGGTTTGCCTGATAAGCCGCTGGAATTAGGACGCGTTACGCCAGGCACTTATTGTACGCGTCAATTTGATGAATGCTATCGTAATAAATGTCATTTACAAAGTCCCAATTACCCGGGTATGTATCCGAGAAACGTGACCTGTTATTGGACTATACGACAAAAGGAAGTGCCTACAAGCAAGCATGCCATGATTGCCGTTAATCAAGAGAATCAACATAAGGCGTTGGTGAAGAG ATCCATTGCGAGCTTTAACAAAACTTCACGCTCCATTCGTGCGTGGTCCGATTGTACAGGAGAACGTGATCACTTGATATTCTATGATGGTAGCTCTACGAATGATCCCGTTTTGGCGAAATATTGTGGTGGTGACTGGCTGCCTCGTGTGGTGTCACG tgGACCGGAAATGTTGGTGGCATTTCATTCCAGTCCCTTTTCAGCGCCCTTGCAGCAAGGTGTACCCAATCGCGGCTTTGAACTTGATGTCGACATTATATTTACTGATTCAGATTCATACGATTTTGCACAAGGAACCAAGAATAGTTGTGAATTTCATATAAACGCCACAAATCCAG ATGATGTACTTTTTTCTCGCCGCGGACGCATGGGTCGCATAGTCAGCCCACGACATACCCTACCTCCAAATACGACATGTACGTACCATTTTCATGGTTATCCTGGCGATCTTATTTGGTTATCCTTCACAAGTTACaatctacaaattttacaacaaACACTGCATGACAACAATACGTTGGGAAGA GCCGACTTACCACCTTGGATAACCCGCCTGCGTATGTGGGATAGTTATGGTACATATACAACATCAAAAACCACAACAACCACAGGTCAACCTCCATCACCACCGCCAGTCGCCTCGTCTGCATCGGGCAGTAAACCAACAACACTAAATCAAAGCACCTACGGTAATTACTATTATAGTCCACTTAATCCCAAGCTAAGTAAAAATCTACGTGTCAACATTGATAATGCTTGGAATCCCGTTGATACCTACATTTATGGTGCAACACAATCGAGCATCTTTAATAACGAGAATAAATATAGTGAATATCAGCAGGGCGGCGGCGCTGGTGCTGCTGGAAAACAAAGTGGTGTTAGCAGCATCAAAGAGAGTCTAAATTATATTTCGGGAAAGAGTAACAAAGATCCGTCATCAGCCGAAAAGACTTCTGTGACGTTAATGAGTTCCAAAGGCAAATGTCGTCTGATGTTGGAAATTTATGATTATGAAACGCCAAAGTTGTGCGATCACACTGCCATAAGTAATAATGCTTTGGGTTTTAACAGACTGAGACCTTGTAGTCCGTTGGAGAGTTATGTTAGTTCGGGACGTGATTTG AAACTGGAGTTTCATACGCATACCGGCACAGCGCTCTTCCCCGCTCAATTCTCACTCAATTACGAGTTTGTCGATACTGAACAGGGCGGTGAGCCATGGCCAGGGCGAAGAGGCGAGGATCCTGTACCACTATTGTGCTCTCGAGTATTTCGCAAGCGCAAAGGCAATATACAAGTTCCACGAAATGTGTTCCTCTATGGAAGAGGAGGCGCTAAAAATCTTACTTGTCTCTATCGTTTCGAGGCAGGTACATCAGAGCGCGTGCGTCTGGTCTTGCACAATGTTACCTTTGGGGAGGGCGGAACATGCACAACTGACTCTGATTTACATACAGGCAGACCACGTTGCAATCAACTCGATCCAGAAGGACGCATGACAGAGTTGCGTATATTCGATGTACCATTTCGTGATGTCAAAATACAGTTGGGTTGTTTCTGTGACAATTCAAGCACACTCTATAGCAATGCCCCCTTGACCTTCATTTCAAATTCGCGTGTCATGGAGCTATCATTCACGGTGACACGCTTAAATATATCGGAGGATTTTGCAGATGTTtccttttttgcttcatatgaaTTTAAACGGGTTAGTGAGTGTCGTAAGCGGCTTAAATTGAAAGGTGCTGGCGGTGAAGATGAAATAAAATATCCTATGAAATCGCAAGATTCCAGTTGTGAGGGGCTCTCGTGGTGCATAGAAGCACAAACATTGGAGCATTCATTATTCGTGCAGACATGGGGTTCCTATTTGCCTATAGATCCAACATCGGAGGATGCAATGCGTTGTCATACGAAAAATCGTTTAATAATCTATGCGGGACGCCCATTGAAAATGATGCGCGTTATTTGTCCCGCACAAAGTGGACCAAGACCAACATCGTTGCATATTTTTTCAGAGGATTGGACAAATGGGCAGCCGTTATTCACAAATAA gcCTGTCAGCTTAGTTTTAGAGCCCATACTTAAAGAACCTGGCGATATTGCTTTTACATGGCTAGAGATATATCGTACTCGAAATTCATTAATACAACAACTCGACTTACAAGGCAATACGAGCGTTATGACTGGCGGTACCGCTGGTAGTAATGACACACTGACTGATATTGCCTTTTATCCAAAGGAATCTGATTGCGAATATAAATGTCCTGAATTGGATGCGTGTATTGCGGGGAGTTTGTGGTGCGATG GCCACAACAATTGCCCATCTGGATTTGATGAATCTGAACAAGAATGCGGTTCAGCGAGAAAACTACTCGAACTACCAGGCGGGGTATTTGCAGCGCTCGGTTGTATAGCAGCAGCCATAACCGCctgtttaattttttgtatatttgggTTACTAAGAAAACGTAAAAAAACTGTTGGCCAAAAAATCACCACAATTAATGGTACATTAAAAAAAGATTTCAACAAGGAATCACTATTTATTGATCCAGCCTCTTGA